Within the Miscanthus floridulus cultivar M001 chromosome 2, ASM1932011v1, whole genome shotgun sequence genome, the region CGCCCGCCCGCAGAGAGAGGGGGCGCGCTCGCTCGATCCGTGCGCGCCAGCCAGCGCCATGGCCTCGGACCAACAGGCCCTCCCGGTCCcggtccccgtccccgtcccgccCAACCCTAACCCGACCGCACCAGCCGACCCGACCCCGCCCTCGGCCTCCGCCGCGCGCAAGCTCCCCATCAAGCGCCGCTCCCCGCGGCCGTCGTCCTCGCCCCCATCCTCCTCCTCACCGGCCTCCTCCGACCCGCTCCGCGCGCCcgcgcccggcggcggcggcggcggatccgaCCAGCAGCAGCCGCCCTTCAAGTTCCAACGCATCTGGTCCGAGTCCGACGAGCTCCGCTTCCTGCAGGGCCTCCTCGGCTGCGGCGCGCAGGGCCTCGTCTTCCCGCGCGACCTCAACGTCTTCTACGACCGCTTCTCCGAGTCCATGCCCCAGCCCTACACCCGCGCCCAGCTCTCCGAGAAGCTCCGCCGCCTCAAGAACAAGTTCCGCAGCATGTCTGCGCGCGTCGCGGGGGGCCTAGACCCGGCTCGCCTCGCGCCGCACGACCGCGACGTGCTCCACCTCTGCTCCAGGCTGTGGGACCCTGCCAACGCCGCCACGTCGCCCTTCGCGGCCAGCGCCGGAACGTCCGGGAACAAGCGCCGCCGCGCCAACCCGCGGGGCATGCCGCTCCCTCCCCCAGATGCGTCTGGGGATAGCAACTCCCATGACTACAATGGGATTGGCTCCTCTGCTCCCGGCTTGTTTCCGGATGGTTCCAATGGCGAGGATATGTTTTACCTTGAGCAAGAAAGCGGGCACCTCGGTGGTCATGAAGGTGCTGCTCTGGTAGCAGATAGCAGATTCGGTGTTATTGTGCAGGAGCAGCCTGAGGCCGTGGTTAATCTCCCGAATGGGAACAATGGAATTGGCAATGAGATGAATGTGGAGTGTAAAATGGTGGTGCCGTGCAGCAATGAGCATCGAATAGCAAATGCTGTCCTAGATGTGTTTGAGGAATGCCTGAGGGAGGCAAAGAGTAACGGGATTATCAATGGTGTCAATGTGGATGGGAGAGCTGAGGAAAGTGAGCTCTCCAAGCGGTGGAGAGCGCACAGGATGGATGAGCTTGATGTCTTAAGCCAGAGGCTGAGGTTGCTCGTTGAGTATGCTGCAGCGGCTGGGCAGTGAAGCAGAGATTTTGGTGGTTTTGGTGATGTGCCTCACCCTTTGCCCCATTTGTATAGAAGCTAGGTTATTGTGCTATGCTTTGTAATGTCTTCCTCAGCTGGACCCTTGCCTTTAGAAAGCCTACTATATTTGCCTATGTACCCTCGAGTTTAATTATTTGAGCATAATAATCTATGCTTTTAGCACTGTTATTCGCATGGCTTCCTGCTGTTGATATAGATGATAGCTCTGTTAATGTAGCTTCACGCTTTCACATTCCATTTTTCCAATTAGAAGCTGTTGTACTTGTAACTCGTTAGCAGTGAGAGAATAATATTATGTTTCCTAGTTAACCACTTGTTATCTCTTAATGCTTCTCTTATAGCTTCAGTACAATGTCTACATTCAGCCTGCTACGCTGAGCATGAATTATTTGCAAGCCATTGCTCCCTTGTTCGCAGCGCATCAACGCTTCCACCCTAC harbors:
- the LOC136538362 gene encoding probable transcription factor At4g00390, whose product is MASDQQALPVPVPVPVPPNPNPTAPADPTPPSASAARKLPIKRRSPRPSSSPPSSSSPASSDPLRAPAPGGGGGGSDQQQPPFKFQRIWSESDELRFLQGLLGCGAQGLVFPRDLNVFYDRFSESMPQPYTRAQLSEKLRRLKNKFRSMSARVAGGLDPARLAPHDRDVLHLCSRLWDPANAATSPFAASAGTSGNKRRRANPRGMPLPPPDASGDSNSHDYNGIGSSAPGLFPDGSNGEDMFYLEQESGHLGGHEGAALVADSRFGVIVQEQPEAVVNLPNGNNGIGNEMNVECKMVVPCSNEHRIANAVLDVFEECLREAKSNGIINGVNVDGRAEESELSKRWRAHRMDELDVLSQRLRLLVEYAAAAGQ